The following coding sequences lie in one Drosophila bipectinata strain 14024-0381.07 chromosome XR, DbipHiC1v2, whole genome shotgun sequence genomic window:
- the LOC122321421 gene encoding uncharacterized protein — protein MSIPRLELQAAALGTRVMNTVKEEHSVDISETVLWTDSKTVLKWIGSTHRRYKQFVGNRVAEILESSKVSQWRWVPTADNAADDATRSQSKADLSPESRWLSGPAFLRQPESGWPTPEKGTEHVPDAPDEEEMPEILELQSPGEDHRLGPEVCATVPQTEKRAQEYGLTATECEAAENLLIRQAQLESFPDEMRSAERGKDVANSSEIRSLAPYVDKYGVLRVYGRVDAALSMPYSARRPVILSHRHSLTEMVVRHYHAQMKLQNVDATIAQIRTRFWVTKIRRVLKEIISSYNVCKLQRTRPIPPIMGPLPEDRFEAGGWPFKYTGLDYFGPLLVTVARHREKRWVALFTCLTTRAIHLELAHDLSTDSCIIAIRNFVCRSGPVRKLRSDNGKHFVGADREARRFGDVFETERIQIWERMVQCVKRVLRHTLMEVAPRDHVLESLLIEAENIVNSRPLTNLPVDADQKAPLTPNDLLKGVANLPDTPGLDAKLPKEGSTRKQWRIARMLRDRFWRRWVMEYLPTLVRREKWCQRTEPIRQGDMVLVCDPALSRRKWRRGIVEEVYSGADGVVRRAIVRVNDNGLS, from the exons ATGTCCATCCCACGACTGGAGCTGCAGGCAGCGGCCCTTGGAACCAGAGTGATGAATACTGTCAAGGAAGAACACAGTGTGGACATCAGCGAGACGGTTTTATGGACGGACTCAAAAACGGTGCTGAAATGGATCGGTAGCACCCACCGCCGGTATAAGCAGTTTGTTGGCAACCGAGTGGCGGAGATTTTGGAGTCATCGAAGGTTTCCCAGTGGAGATGGGTACCTACAGCTGACAACGCAGCGGATGATGCGACGCGGTCGCAGAGCAAGGCGGACCTTAGCCCGGAATCCCGGTGGCTAAGCGGTCCCGCATTTTTGAGGCAGCCAGAAAGCGGCTGGCCAACGCCTGAGAAGGGAACCGAGCATGTTCCAGATGCACCTGACGAGGAGGAGATGCCCG AGATTCTAGAGCTTCAGTCGCCTGGTGAGGACCACCGTCTGGGTCCTGAGGTTTGCGCGACGGTGCCGCAAACAGAGAAGCGAGCTCAGGAATATGGACTCACTGCAACGGAGTGTGAGGCCGCGGAGAACCTGTTAATCAGGCAGGCCCAATTGGAGTCGTTTCCCGACGAGATGAGGTCGGCGGAACGCGGAAAGGACGTCGCCAACTCGAGCGAGATTCGAAGTCTGGCGCCTTACGTGGACAAGTATGGAGTTCTGCGAGTTTATGGCAGAGTCGATGCCGCGCTGTCCATGCCATACAGTGCGAGGAGGCCTGTGATACTGTCACACAGGCATAGTCTTACGGAGATGGTAGTAAGACACTACCACGCCCAGATGAAGCTTCAAAACGTGGATGCGACGATTGCCCAGATCCGGACGAGATTCTGGGTCACCAAGATAAGACGAGTGCTGAAGGAGATAATCTCGTCGTACAACGTGTGCAAGCTGCAACGGACGCGGCCGATACCGCCGATAATGGGACCCCTTCCAGAGGATCGCTTTGAAGCTGGAGGATGGCCATTCAAGTACACAGGACTGGACTACTTTGGGCCACTGCTGGTGACCGTTGCCCGTCACAGAGAGAAGCGTTGGGTCGCCTTGTTCACATGCTTGACGACAAGGGCAATTCATCTGGAGCTGGCGCATGACCTGTCAACGGATTCCTGTATAATAGCAATCAGGAACTTCGTCTGCCGTAGTGGACCAGTACGTAAACTGCGAAGTGACAACGGCAAACACTTCGTGGGAGCTGACAGGGAGGCCAGACGATTTGGAGACGTGTTCGAGACGGAAAGGATACAGA TATGGGAGCGGATGGTGCAGTGCGTCAAGCGAGTGCTGCGCCATACCCTGATGGAAGTCGCGCCGAGGGACCATGTGTTGGAGAGTCTACTCATAGAGGCAGAGAACATAGTCAACTCGCGTCCGCTCACCAACTTGCCAGTGGATGCGGACCAGAAGGCGCCGTTGACGCCAAACGACCTGCTCAAGGGAGTAGCTAACCTGCCAGATACGCCTGGATTGGATGCGAAGCTGCCTAAGGAGGGTTCTACGCGAAAGCAGTGGAGGATTGCCCGCATGCTGCGAGACCGTTTCTGGAGGAGGTGGGTCATGGAGTACCTGCCTACGCTTGTGCGCCGCGAGAAGTGGTGCCAGAGAACGGAGCCCATCCGCCAGGGCGATATGGTCTTGGTCTGCGATCCCGCCTTATCCAGACGAAAGTGGCGCAGGGGCATCGTGGAGGAGGTTTACAGCGGAGCTGATGGAGTCGTCAGACGCGCCATCGTGCGCGTAAATGATAATGGACTATCTTAG
- the LOC122321420 gene encoding uncharacterized protein, producing MAPTVERRSGRHRQPEDWPIFNCAFVETTQAYNCTDLENNQRLLKALRDEARETVKSLLIHPANVRAVMEQLRFRFGRPEQLIRSQLNSVREVQPISEQQLARIVPFATRVSNLTAFLQSAKAEQHLGNPTLMEELVAKLPTSKRVYWARHAASIQPFPTVAHFSAWLQEYANIVCTILDVDGKEPRRRVLHASVDQNGYEQRDDRHGGCPICEGQHATTSCSEFIEASPPGRWSMVKRHRLCFTCLRSGHAARSCDVHGECQINGCRRLHHRLLHEEDEGRRRPEQRGGFRRHNGGNQMSPVSRRSPERRSSPRGGYRDHERSQQSAVLRNSLERRAPQPAEAPVQTNLSIDVEGGRLLFRILPVTLYGAGRQVDTYALLDEGSSVTMIDNELRRDLGLQGEHRQLNVQWFGGRASREPTNVVSLEISGAGKPTRHPLKNVYAVSNLSLPMQTLCRRDVQGVQRDSRLPMKPYSNVVSKLLIGLDHGHLGLPLRTRRFAREGPFAAATKLGWVVFWPVSGQLTTPSPRSCLLAVSVEDTMEKMVEDYVEMEGFGVKLAQPVAASDDARAQRILDHTTVKEGRRDQTGLLWKDDHAVLPRSYEMAHRRLINVEKKLKRNGQLALEYDRIIKDYVSNGYARKLQPDEVAVKSDKLWYLPHFGVENPNKPGKVRLVTDAAAKVGGTSLNSALDKGAQHYKPLPAVLFLFREGAVGVCGDIKEMFHQVLIRPEDRYSQRFLWRNGNDDREPDIYEMNVMTFGAACSPSTAHYVKTLNALKFRDSDLRAVKAIIDHHVDDYVDSFDTESEAIEVSTRVKEIHAEAGFELCQFSSSSPIVEAALGPPGQVKSVGWATDDFRFNVEYHRVPKSVLSGERVPTKGEFLSLLMSTFDPLGFLCCMMITAKLLLREIWRQKIQWDEPLPEEIGRAFAAWRREMGQFRCPCHYFGRGEVWTIELHVFVDASQSAFAAVAYWRVTYKN from the exons ATGGCGCCAACAGTGGAGCGTCGGAGCGGCCGCCATC GGCAGCCCGAGGATTGGCCCATTTTTAATTGTGCGTTTGTGGAGACGACCCAAGCGTACAACTGCACAGACCTGGAGAACAACCAGAGGCTGTTGAAGGCGCTGAGGGATGAAGCACGCGAGACTGTGAAGTCGCTGCTGATTCACCCTGCGAATGTCAGAGCCGTGATGGAGCAGCTGCGCTTTAGGTTTGGCCGACCGGAGCAGCTTATACGCAGCCAGCTGAACAGCGTGCGAGAGGTGCAGCCGATTTCGGAGCAGCAACTGGCGAGGATCGTCCCCTTCGCAACCAGAGTGAGTAACCTCACGGCCTTCTTGCAGTCGGCGAAGGCGGAGCAACATCTGGGAAACCCCACACTCATGGAGGAGCTTGTTGCAAAGCTTCCCACCAGCAAACGAGTGTATTGGGCCAGGCACGCTGCATCGATCCAGCCCTTTCCCACTGTAGCGCACTTCAGCGCGTGGCTACAGGAGTACGCGAACATCGTGTGTACGATTTTGGACGTCGATGGAAAGGAGCCGAGGCGTCGAGTTCTACACGCGAGCGTCGACCAGAACGGATACGAGCAGCGGGATGACCGGCATGGAGGTTGTCCAATTTGTGAAGGTCAACATGCTACGACGAGTTGCAGCGAATTCATTGAAGCTTCGCCACCGGGCAGATGGAGCATGGTGAAGAGGCATCGGCTCTGCTTCACATGCTTACGGAGTGGGCATGCGGCCAGATCCTGCGATGTGCATGGCGAGTGCCAGATCAACGGATGCCGCAGATTGCATCACCGTCTGCTACATGAAGAGGACGAAGGGCGAAGACGGCCGGAGCAGCGAGGTGGTTTCAGGCGCCACAACGGAGGAAACCAGATGTCACCAGTTTCCAGACGCAGCCCGGAAAGGAGGTCTTCGCCACGAGGTGGTTACAGGGACCACGAGAGGAGCCAGCAGTCGGCTGTCCTCAGGAACAGCCTGGAGAGAAGGGCCCCGCAGCCAGCAGAAGCTCCCGTGCAGACGAATTTAAGTATTGACGTCGAAGGAGGCCGACTTTTGTTTCGCATACTACCAGTAACGCTGTACGGAGCTGGTCGCCAGGTGGACACATACGCGCTGTTAGATGAGGGATCCTCCGTCACGATGATCGACAACGAGCTACGAAGGGATCTGGGATTGCAAGGCGAACATCGACAGCTTAACGTCCAATGGTTTGGAGGAAGAGCCAGCAGGGAGCCTACCAACGTGGTGAGTCTGGAGATAAGTGGAGCTGGGAAGCCCACTCGCCACCCGTTGAAGAACGTGTACGCCGTTTCAAACTTGAGTCTGCCGATGCAGACGTTATGTCGACGAGATGTCCAGGGCGTGCAAAGGGATTCGAGACTGCCAATGAAGCCCTACAGCAACGTGGTGTCGAAGTTGCTCATCGGACTGGACCATGGACATTTGGGATTGCCACTTAGGACGAGGCGGTTTGCCAGAGAGGGACCGTTCGCGGCCGCAACCAAGCTTGGATGGGTTGTGTTTTGGCCAGTAAGTGGACAATTAACTACGCCGTCACCGAGGTCCTGCCTTCTAGCCGTGTCAGTGGAGGACACGATGGAAAAGATGGTGGAAGACTACGTCGAGATGGAAGGCTTTGGTGTGAAGCTCGCGCAACCGGTCGCAGCCAGCGACGACGCGCGGGCCCAAAGGATCCTCGACCACACCACGGTGAAAGAGGGGCGTCGCGACCAGACGGGATTGCTCTGGAAGGATGACCACGCTGTGCTGCCACGGAGCTATGAGATGGCGCACAGACGGCTGATCAACGTCGAGAAGAAGTTGAAGCGCAACGGGCAGTTGGCTCTGGAATACGACCGTATCATCAAGGATTACGTTTCCAATGGATATGCAAGGAAGCTGCAGCCGGATGAGGTCGCGGTGAAGAGCGACAAGCTGTGGTATTTGCCACATTTTGGTGTGGAAAACCCAAACAAGCCCGGAAAGGTCCGGCTTGTGACCGATGCTGCAGCCAAGGTTGGAGGAACCTCACTCAATTCGGCGCTGGACAAAGGGGCTCAGCACTACAAGCCCTTGCCAGCTGTGCTCTTCCTCTTCAGAGAAGGAGCAGTCGGAGTCTGCGGGGACATCAAGGAGATGTTCCACCAAGTGCTGATCCGACCCGAGGATCGATATTCCCAAAGGTTCCTCTGGAGAAATGGCAACGACGATCGAGAGCCGGATATATACGAAATGAACGTGATGACTTTTGGAGCAGCCTGCTCGCCGAGCACTGCGCACTACGTCAAGACGCTGAATGCCTTGAAGTTTCGGGATTCAGATCTGAGGGCAGTCAAGGCCATCATCGACCACCATGTCGATGACTACGTGGATAGTTTCGATACGGAGAGCGAAGCTATCGAGGTATCTACCCGAGTGAAGGAGATACACGCGGAGGCTGGATTCGAACTATGCCAGTTCTCATCCAGCTCACCCATCGTGGAAGCGGCGCTGGGACCACCTGGACAAGTCAAGAGCGTCGGATGGG CAACGGATGACTTCAGATTCAACGTGGAGTATCATCGAGTGCCAAAAAGCGTCCTAAGTGGAGAGCGAGTCCCAACAAAGGGGGAGTTTTTGAGCCTGCTGATGTCAACGTTCGACCCATTGGGGTTCCTGTGCTGCATGATGATTACAGCGAAGCTGTTGCTGCGGGAGATCTGGAGGCAGAAGATCCAGTGGGACGAACCACTGCCGGAGGAGATAGGCAGAGCCTTTGCTGCCTGGCGCAGAGAGATGGGACAGTTCCGATGTCCTTGCCACTATTTTGGGCGTGGAGAAGTTTGGACAATCGAGCTACACGTTTTCGTGGACGCAAGTCAATCTGCATTCGCGGCGGTGGCCTATTGGAGGGTCACGTACAAGAATTGA